In the genome of Raphanus sativus cultivar WK10039 chromosome 4, ASM80110v3, whole genome shotgun sequence, one region contains:
- the LOC108852501 gene encoding phragmoplastin DRP1D, protein MATMESLIGMVNRIQRACTALGDYGGGNNALSSLWEALPSVAVVGGQSSGKSSVLESIVGRDFLPRGSGIVTRRPLVLQLHRTEHGTGEYAEFLHLTNKRFTNFSLVRKEIQDETDRITGKSKQISPVPIHLSIFSPNVVDLTLIDLPGLTKVAVEGQPETIAEDIESMVRSYVAKPNCLILAISPANQDIATSDAIKLAKEVDPTGDRTFGVLTKLDLMDKGTNALDVIEGRSYRMQYPWVGIVNRSQADINKNVDMMVARRKEREYFETSPDYGHLANKMGSEYLAKMLSKLLESVIRARIPNIIALINRSIQELERELDQLGRPIAIDAGAKLYTILGMCRAFEKIFKEHLDGGRPGGSRIYGVFDYQLPGAIRKLPFDRHLSLENVKRVVSQSDGYQPHLVAPELGYRRLIDGSLHLFKGPAEASVNAVHSVLKELVRKSIAETEELKRFPSLQTELAAAANSSLEKFRGESMESVLRLVDMEASYLTVDFFRNLHVMDTQGSQTTPLSSPTTIEQNGERHFRKIASDVAGYIRMVADTLVNAIPKAVVHCQVRQAKLALLNYFYTQISQSQGRHLGQLLDENPALMERRLQCAKRLELYKKARDEIDAAVWFG, encoded by the exons ATGGCGACGATGGAGAGTTTGATAGGAATGGTTAACAGGATACAAAGAGCATGCACTGCACTCGGCGATTATGGCGGCGGAAACAacgctctctcttctctctggGAAGCTCTTCCTTCCGTCGCCGTCGTCGGTGGCCAG AGTTCTGGAAAGTCTTCTGTCCTAGAGAGCATTGTCGGAAGAGATTTTCTCCCTAGAGGATCTG GTATTGTTACGAGGAGGCCTTTGGTGTTACAGCTACATAGGACTGAGCATGGAACAGGGGAATACGCAGAGTTTCTCCATCTTACCAATAAGAGATTCACCAACTTCT CCTTGGTTCGCAAGGAGATTCAGGATGAAACTGATAGAATCACTGGGAAGAGCAAACAGATTTCTCCAGTTCCTATTCACCTTAGTATCTTCTCTCCCAATG TTGTGGATCTTACTCTCATTGACTTACCTGGTTTGACTAAAGTTGCTGTTG AAGGACAGCCAGAAACTATTGCTGAAGATATTGAATCCATGGTTCGCTCATACGTGGCAAAG CCTAACTGTCTTATACTAGCAATATCTCCTGCTAACCAAGACATAGCCACATCAGATGCCATCAAGCTCGCCAAAGAAGTGGATCCAACAG GTGATAGAACGTTTGGAGTTTTGACAAAGTtagacttgatggacaagggaaCTAATGCACTGGAT GTTATCGAAGGAAGATCATACAGGATGCAATACCCTTGGGTTGGGATAGTAAACCGTTCACAAGCAGATATTAACAAGAATGTTGATATGATGGTTGCAAGAAGGAAAGAGCGGGAATACTTTGAAACTAGTCCTGACTATGGTCACTTAGCTAATAAAATGGGTTCAGAATACCTTGCCAAGATGCTTTCTAAG cTATTGGAATCTGTTATAAGGGCACGTATTCCAAACATCATAGCCTTGATAAACAGAAGCATCCAGGAACTAGAAAGAGAGCTAGACCAATTGGGTAGGCCTATCGCCATTGATGCTGGA GCTAAACTATACACTATCTTGGGAATGTGTCGTGCATTTGAAAAGATATTCAAAGAACATTTAGATGGCGG GCGTCCTGGAGGTTCACGTATATATGGAGTCTTTGACTACCAACTTCCTGGAGCCATTAGAAAGCTTCCTTTTGATCGTCATCTTTCGTTGGAAAATGTTAAGAGGGTTGTCTCACAATCTGATGGCTATCAACCTCATTTGGTAGCTCCAGAATTGGGTTATCGTCGTCTCATTGATGGATCCCTACATCTTTTTAAAGGTCCAGCTGAAGCTTCTGTGAATGCT GTCCACAGTGTCTTAAAAGAGCTTGTACGCAAATCAATAGCAGAAACTGAG GAGCTTAAACGTTTTCCTTCACTACAAACTGAGCTAGCTGCAGCAGCAAACTCATCTCTAGAGAAGTTCCGTGGAGAAAGCATGGAGTCGGTTCTTAGATTAGTCGACATGGAAGCTTCATATCTAACTGTCGATTTCTTTCGTAACCTTCATGTCATGGACACACAAGGAAGCCAAACCACACCTCTTTCTTCACCAACGACAATAGAACAAAACGGTGAAAGACATTTCAGAAAGATAGCTTCAGATGTAGCTGGTTACATAAGAATGGTTGCAGATACGCTTGTTAACGCCATTCCTAAGGCTGTTGTTCATTGCCAAGTCAGACAGGCTAAACTCGCTTTGCTCAATTACTTCTACACACAGATCAGTCAGAGTCAG GGGAGACATTTGGGGCAGTTGCTAGATGAGAACCCTGCATTGATGGAGAGGAGGCTACAATGTGCAAAAAGGCTCGAGCTATACAAGAAGGCTAGAGATGAGATTGATGCAGCGGTTTGGTTTGGATGA
- the LOC108851069 gene encoding uncharacterized protein LOC108851069, producing the protein MRCKRHTVDSSSSIGVCASCLRERLLSLAASAAASEDNNHPHPHSRTSPPPPPPPPLVLPRAVSPYAAARNSDARGGGGEGSSSSSEKVFETNRSFKKKQTGLSRFSTFFRTSSNEFSSQDSCDATSRSWFSKVLSPRSKKQTANTTTTCYIEDLIASESNHQQHQPRQRYCRGMSPANEPVSVEDSPGRARRTTPASTGTPGRRKTAATTMALCLSPLVRAKPKPNSSFGGYTTGELKSPVKPHISTAASFCANRSKKLAGLGRADHRR; encoded by the coding sequence ATGAGGTGTAAGAGACATACAGTTGACTCCAGTAGCAGTATCGGCGTCTGCGCTTCTTGTCTCCGTGAACGTCTCTTATCTCTCGCAGCTTCAGCCGCCGCTTCCGAAGATAACaatcatcctcatcctcattcAAGaacttctcctcctcctcctcctcctcctcctctggtTTTACCTCGCGCTGTTTCTCCTTACGCTGCTGCTAGAAACTCCGACGCCAGAGGAGGAGGCGGAgaaggatcatcatcatcatcggaAAAAGTCTTCGAAACCAACCGATCGTTTAAGAAGAAACAGACGGGTTTATCTCGGTTCTCTACCTTCTTCAGGACGAGCTCTAACGAGTTTTCATCTCAAGATTCCTGCGACGCGACGTCACGGTCATGGTTCTCCAAGGTTCTCTCCCCACGATCGAAGAAGCAAACGGCTAACACTACTACTACGTGCTACATAGAGGATTTGATCGCCTCTGAATCCAATCATCAACAACACCAACCTAGACAAAGGTATTGCAGAGGAATGTCTCCGGCGAACGAACCAGTATCAGTCGAAGATTCGCCGGGGAGAGCGAGAAGAACAACGCCGGCGTCGACGGGAACTCCGGGAAGAAGAAAGACGGCGGCTACGACGATGGCTTTGTGCTTGAGTCCGCTAGTGAGAGCTAAACCTAAACCTAACTCTTCTTTTGGAGGATATACAACAGGTGAGCTGAAATCTCCGGTTAAGCCACACATTTCAACGGCGGCGTCGTTTTGCGCAAACAGGTCTAAGAAGCTGGCCGGTTTAGGTAGAGCTGATCACCGCCGTTGA
- the LOC108849377 gene encoding ras-related protein RABH1b-like, translated as MAPVSALAKYKLVFLGDQSVGKTSIITRFMYDKFDNTYQATIGIDFLSKTMYLEDRTVRLQLWDTAGQERFRSLIPSYIRDSSVAVIVYDVASRQSFLNTAKWIDEVRTERGSDVIVVLVGNKTDLVDKRQVSIEEAEAKARELNVMFIETSAKAGFNIKALFRKIAAALPGMETLSSTKQEDMVDVNLKSSNANASSAQQQSGGCSC; from the exons ATGGCTCCGGTATCGGCACTCGCAAAGTATAAGCTGGTGTTTCTGGGAGATCAATCCGTGGGGAAGACGAGTATCATCACTCGATTCATGTACGACAAATTCGACAACACTTACCAG GCCACAATTGgtattgattttctatccaagACTATGTACCTTGAAGATCGAACTGTCAGACTGCAGTTATG GGATACCGCTGGGCAAGAGAGGTTTAGGAGTCTTATTCCGAGCTATATCAGGGACTCTTCTGTTGCTGTTATCGTGTATGATGTTGCAA GCAGGCAATCGTTTCTAAACACTGCTAAGTGGATCGATGAGGTTAGGACAGAGCGTGGTAGCGATGTCATAGTTGTGCTCGTGGGGAATAAAACCGACCTTGTAGACAAAAG GCAAGTGTCAATAGAGGAAGCAGAAGCCAAGGCTCGTGAGCTTAATGTAATGTTCATCGAAACCAGTGCCAAAGCGGGCTTCAACATAAAG GCTCTTTTCCGCAAGATAGCAGCAGCTTTGCCCGGGATGGAAACACTGTCTTCAACAAAGCAAGAGGACATGGTTGATGTTAATCTCAAGTCGTCCAACGCCAATGCATCTTCGGCTCAGCAGCAATCAGGAGGATGCTCTTGTTAA
- the LOC108851942 gene encoding 10 kDa chaperonin 2, chloroplastic has translation MASTFVSLPKPFFAFPAKTNAASLANHKLLGSRRGCLRVKAISTKWEPSKVVPQADRVLVRLEELTQTTSGGVLLPKAAVKFERYLTGEVVSVGSEVGQQVGPGKKVLFSDVSAYEVDLGTGARHCFCKESDLLALVE, from the exons ATGGCTTCCACTTTCGTCTCTCTACCAAAACCCTTCTTCGCTTTTCCGGCTAAAACCAATGCTGCTTCTCTAGCTAACCACAAGCTTCTCG GAAGTCGAAGAGGCTGTCTGAGAGTTAAAGCGATCTCCACTAAATGGGAACCCTCAAAG GTTGTTCCTCAAGCCGACAGGGTTCTTGTTCGTCTTGAAGAGCTTACTCAG ACAACCTCGGGTGGAGTGTTGTTGCCCAAAGCAGCTGTTAAGTTTGAGAGGTATCTAACCGGAGAG GTTGTCTCTGTTGGTTCTGAGGTTGGACAACAAGTTGGGCCTGGAaagaag GTTCTGTTCTCTGACGTGAGTGCATATGAG GTCGATTTGGGGACCGGTGCTAGGCATTGCTTTTGTAAAGAGAGCGACTTGTTGGCCCTCGTGGAGTAA
- the LOC108854385 gene encoding FCS-Like Zinc finger 3 — translation MASHYNSFFGSSEEPHFLESCSLCRKHLALNSDIFMYRGDKAFCSKECREEQIEHDEAKEKSWRLSARSLRKKSSEAAKDSAAGKTVRTGTLVVA, via the exons ATGGCGTCGCATTACAATAGCTTCTTCGGCAGCAGCGAAGAGCCACACTTTCTGGAATCTTGCTCTCTCTGCCGTAAACACCTCGCTCTCAACTCAGATATCTTCATGTACAG AGGAGACAAGGCGTTTTGTAGCAAAGAGTGTAGAGAAGAACAGATCGAGCACGATGAAGCCAAAGAGAAAAGCTGGAGACTTTCCGCTAGATCTCTCCGCAAGAAATCTTCCGAAGCAGCTAAAGATTCCGCCGCCGGAAAAACCGTACGGACAGGAACTCTCGTGGTGGCCTAG
- the LOC108854384 gene encoding cyclin-U4-1, which translates to MAELESPGVMPKLIAFLSSLLERVAESNDQSRRVTTQSQSVSVFHGLSRPTITIHSYLERIFKYANCSPSCFVVAYVYLDRFTQRQLSLPINSFNVHRLLITSVMVSAKFLDDLYYNNAYYAKVGGISTKEMNLLELDFLFGLGFDLNVKPNTFRAYFSYLQKEMTLVQPLSLVVVPPRSVITFNDEEASHQKQQQHQLAV; encoded by the exons ATGGCTGAGCTCGAGAGTCCAGGAGTAATGCCGAAGCTAATAGCTTTCTTATCTTCATTGCTAGAACGAGTTGCCGAGTCTAACGATCAGTCCCGGCGAGTCACGACTCAGTCGCAGAGTGTTTCCGTGTTCCACGGACTGAGCCGGCCAACCATTACGATTCATAGCTACCTCGAGAGGATCTTCAAATACGCCAATTGCAGTCCTTCTTGCTTCGTCGTGGCTTACGTTTATCTCGACCGTTTCACTCAAAGACAGCTTTCGCTTCCGATCAACTCCTTTAACGTTCATCGTCTCCTCATTACCAGTGTCATGGTCTCCGCTAAATTCCTCGATGATCT GTACTACAACAATGCGTATTACGCCAAAGTGGGAGGGATAAGCACGAAGGAGATGAATCTTCTGGAGCTTGACTTCTTATTTGGGTTAGGTTTTGATTTAAACGTGAAGCCAAACACGTTCCGCGCTTACTTCTCTTATCTTCAAAAGGAAATGACTCTTGTTCaacctctctctctcgttgTTGTCCCACCAAGATCTGTCATTACCTTCAACGACGAAGAAGCTTCTCATCAGAAACAACAACAGCATCAACTCGCTGTTTAA